The DNA segment GACTAACTGAGTGTTCAGCCACACCCTTTTAACAATGTctgatataataaataaataaataaataaatatgagaAAAAATTACTTTGTTGGTGAATGCTCGAATGCAATTCCAAGTATCTCTTAACTCTTGTGTCCTAAGTTGCTCGACTTGATTCGAGAAGTGAAACAGCGTGTTTCTTGAATGAAGGATGATATGTATTTGATCAACGAGAAGCACTTTGAATTGATCACGAGGAAGATTGTCTCTTGTCCATTTCACCCTTGCTAGAGAACTCTGATGTAGTTGATGTCTTGACACGAACCTCTCCCTCCCCCACCCCCACCCTCACCCCCatccaaaaaagaaaaggaaaaagaaaaaagatatgTGAATCATATGTTGGGTGTGGATAGATTGAAGTGTACAACTAGCTTAGTAGCTGCTGCAAATTAACATCCATAATGCATTATGCATCCGTAATATATTTATATACAGAGAATATTGGATTACTTTTTTATGTCATGCACCATAACCATTGTGAAGGGAGCCCTAGCGTAACTgttaaagttgttgtcatgtgaccagaaggtcacgggttcaagccgtggaaacagtcttttgcagaaatgcagggtaaggttgcgtagggtaaggctgcgtacaatataCACTTGCAGTCCgatccttccccgaaccctgcaCATATAgaaggagcttagtgcaccgggctgcccttcaCCATAACCATTGAGCAAAAAGAAAAGGGCAGCCCGAGATGCTTTGCCATCCCGTGTCCACGCAGGGTCCGGGGAAAACCGCATCCCAAGGGGGTGTGATGTAGCCAGCcgatgcaagcattagtggctgattccacggctcgagcccgtgacctataggtcgcACGGAGACaattttaccgttgctccaaggctccccttcaataACCACAGACAGTTAAACAAAGAATGATGAAGAAAATGCCCAATGCCATAAACTATGTTCACATCCAAGTCTAGTGCTTTTGCCATATTTTCATCTGCTGTTAGCTTTAGGAATCCTTCAGGCATATCTTCAATGTCCCAGAGCAAGACATTAACCAACCCTAAAGGAAAGTCATTGGTATCTTAGAATATTATAAAGGTTCCATAAACTAGCTGTAAAATGGTGGAAGAGAGACTTACTAATTTCAAATTCTATGCGATCTTTATTCTCATATTCAAGCACAAAATTACATATATGTATATCACCTGAGGATTCTAAGTCTAAACTATTCACAATCTCCTCACTATTATACAGACGGATTATCCATTGGTATATTCACATATTTGGTAACCCAAATTCTCAGTGATACAATAACTGGCAAAAAAGATCTTATAACCAATATATGCAAGAAACCATTATGCTACAAAATCGGATAGCAGATGAGGCCCTGAAAACCTCTCTTGCTGGTTTACTGGGTCGATGTAATAATATTCTCCTTTGCTAATGTCCAGAGTCGATCCTGTCTTGTCATCTTCCGCTAACTGTGTCCTACCAGATATTGGCTGCTGATCAATTTGACTGTTTTGTAGACGTAGAGCGAGTGATACTTGATTTCCCATTATATCACCTAACATGGAGGCGTGGTATGTATTGACAGCATCAATCTTCTCATGTTCATAAGCACCGTCTTGAAAACTAAATTTGGTTATGAATGAATTATTTTGTACATTGGTAACAACATTACTTGACTCATCAGAGGGGTCAAGATGACTGCAATTAACAGCTGGTGTAGTAAAGCTTTCAGGAATCTCTTCTCCTGTGTTCTCAGCTATTGACTTTTCTTTGGACTCTTCTGGAGCACGGTCTGGTGAAGCTCCAGATCCTGCTTCCGCCTCACCAAACTCCTCCTTGTACATATCTTCAATCATGGGCTTCCAGAGGCGCACCCGAGCATTTATGAACCAGTTCGCCACCTAACTCAAGCACGAGTTTTGTTAGTTAGATAGCTGGCTATGGCTTAAGCACTATGACGTTGTCTGAAACTAATGCTAAGTTAAACACAGAACTAACAAATAAGAGATACAGATACATGGAGATAAGGTTGTCTCAGGTCTTCTATAGTGTGTAATTGGAAAAGAGTAAGTTAATTCACTTGATTCCATACAAAAATGAAGGGTGCTAATCAAAGCGGAATAGCTATGGATTAGCATACCTGACTTCTTGTTAAACCCGTCTGTCTTGCCAGCATGATTTTCTCAGAATCTTTTGGGTAGCTGAAGAAACAAGACGATCAAAATGAATCAGAATGCATGTTAACTGGTCCTAGGTGCTACATAGCACAAAAGTCACAGGAAAAGAGGAGTGAGAGAAACATACGGATGGAGGAAATGTTCGAAAAGCCAAGCACGAAGGACTGAAACAGCAGTCTCCGGCAAGCCCCTCTGTGGCCTCCAAGGCTGGCGCATCATACCAAATTGCTGAAGGGACCTTTGCTGCCTCAGTTGCTGATCCACATAACGGAGACGATATAATCTTTCCCCTTGACTATCACCTTGCTCCCCCAAGCTTCGACGAGTAACTTGAATCTGCTTCTTGATTGCGTCCCTCAAGCAGCGGAACTGGCGGGATATGGTTTTAAGGGCAAGTGATGTGTATGGTTTAGCTGCACCAAGTCCAGCAACCATCTCAAATGAAGATACCACTGCTTGCATCTGCTGGTAATATTCTTTGTATCTCCTATCCAcctacaaaaacaaaaaaaatcacaaTTCACAAGAAAGCTTTAGATAACTTTTACGTGTAATCTGTTAATAGCATATAAAAGATAGGCGTCAAGTGGAAACTGAATTAGTCCAAGAATTGGCATAACAAGCATTTGAGTAGCACAACAAAGGGAGACTTTGAAACAAAACCTGTGTATGATTTCAAGAATGGGATAGAAAAAATTCAGGTTCTCAAAATTTCTTCTCCCGGTTTAAGTAAAATTACAGAAAACAAATCCTCTTAACAAAAGAACCATCAGTTCGGAGTTTAAATTCTTCTAAAGACTAATGCCAGTAGAGTTGTTTCAAGTAAAAAAGGACTTGCAGAGCACAAAAGCAATGACTTTGGATGTGCTCTATGTTCGACATCTGTCAAAGAACAACAATTTTCAGCGAAGTACTTGGCAACAAAAGATACAGCTAAAATCTTCTGCAAAATCTCAGAGAATGCAAATGCTTTATGATTATTTAGGAGGAGCAAAGGGTATTATAGGAACATCCTAATTGTGAAATTCAATCGAATGCTAAAATTTTTATAGGTGAGGAatacaaaggaaaaaaaatgtaGAAACTCAGTTGTCACTAAGAATGAAAATCTAATAACTTGTGTTCTGGTCTAGAGAGCAAGGAAATTCTAAGTTCATTTCCCCTAGGCAGTGTAGCTTTGCACAGATCATTTCACAACTAAATACAAATAGAAATCACCTTGGACATGGATTTCTTGGACTAGTACTTACTACTCCTACTCGATATGGAAAAGAGTTTCAGCTTAGTCTGAGTCAGCATGTTGGAAAATAATGCGTACAACAGTCGGTCTTAACAATATCACTAAGGTCTACTGCTACTCCATGTATCTAAAGACATTACAAGCAACAAATGCATCCTGTCTTAGCAAAAAGTATCCCTTAAAATGAGTCAGGAGAAATCCAACTTTACCTCATCCAacatggaaaagagtttagtcaTCTTGCTCTCGAGATCATGTCGCTCAGCAGGTGAAAGTTCACCTTTAATTGAATTATTTTGATCACCAGATATACCAGAGGCAGAACAACTAGATTTGAGATCAGCCTCTTCAGAACGATCTTGCCCGAGCAAATTGAAGTTACGTAGTCTATCTGATTGTTTCAGTGCTTCCTGAACATTAACTACTTCATCAAGCAAATCTTGAGCAGCCTTTAGATATTTAGAGTTGTAAATGGAATGTGCACCAGAATTCATATTTCTCAGGCTCATGGAGTTTTGGGGGTTATTAGCAGCTCTAGTTCCTCTAGCTAAATCAAATGACAAGTACTCGGCAACTTTAGATTCCTTGTCTTCAGATCCCTGCTCTGAGTGCAAAACATGAGTACCCACCAAAGAAGATAGACTCGAATTTGTATAGTCATCTTGATACGAATACACATGAAGCGAAGGTGGAACTTGCGTACCCAAACTAAGAGATAGTCCTTGATTTTGAAGGCTTTGTTCAATGTTGGGCACAAAAAGCTGTTTCGTTGGAAAAGAACGGGGATCCATCATAACTGAATTATCCAAAAAATTGGGTGCagcattcactgacctaccaatTGGTTGCATACTTCCCGATTCACTGGTTGGTGGAATGAACAGCATCTCATCTTTGCCTCTTATTGTTTGAACTTCACCATAACTCTGAGCAGGCAATTCCGAGTATGAGACCGTAGAAGAATGCTGGTTAAGGTGAATTGAACTATCCGAAAGACCAGCTGAGTGATAAGAATCAAATTTCTGGTCTGGCAAAAAGGACATTGGCAAAACCTCTCTTTGATTGGACAAATTTGAATAGTAAGCAGACATTATATCTATCCCTATAATGTCTCAAGAATCACAACCTCCTGCTCAAGTGACTCGATCGAACTACAAATCATTAGCAAAGTGTTGGAAGAAATTCTTTTGGGAGCTGTCAatgaagaagaaaacagaattcATCAAACATGTTCCACAGAGAAAGAAAGCCAATTCAAAGAAGCAATATCATCAAAGGACCATTTTGAACTACTACTCGATATCAGAATCAACAGCAAACTTTTCTTTCCATCAAATTCTCATAAAGAAATCTGGTacctaagctcccgctatgtgagggggtccggggaagggccagaCCACAAGGTTCTATTGTACGCAGCAAGACTTACCCAACATTTCAAGAGGCTATTCTCCGAGGCTCAAACCTGTGACCTCTTAGTCAGAGTTACGCCAAGGCTCTCATTCAAATTCtcaaaaaagaagtagaaaatgAAATGACCAAACACCACTAcaagtctacaacaacagtaggTATAGGAATTCCACCATATTAAAAACTAAGAACATCAGAATCCAGCATAACATAAACAAGAACAAAACTTTATGAATTACTTACTTAATTGCACAAGTAATAAAATATAGAAATGAAAAGGATAGGGCAAATAAAAGTAGAATTAAATTTACCTGGAAAGAAAAGAACTTGTCTTTGTGTTTTCAACCAAGGGAGCACACTGcacagaagagaaaaagagaggagcAAAGAGAGTGATTGAAAGCACAACTCCTAATTGGCTCAAAACCAAAGCTTCCCAATATGGAGACAAAAACTGATCCTAAAGATCCTAAGCACACCAACCCCTCCTTATCATTGAACAATGACACCAAccaaaaaatattcaaaaaataaacaaacaatagtgaaaaaacaagaaaaagcaaAGAATAATCAACTCCAACCTTCCATTCTTGAAATTTCATGAAAAAA comes from the Nicotiana sylvestris chromosome 4, ASM39365v2, whole genome shotgun sequence genome and includes:
- the LOC104213288 gene encoding BEL1-like homeodomain protein 7, giving the protein MSAYYSNLSNQREVLPMSFLPDQKFDSYHSAGLSDSSIHLNQHSSTVSYSELPAQSYGEVQTIRGKDEMLFIPPTSESGSMQPIGRSVNAAPNFLDNSVMMDPRSFPTKQLFVPNIEQSLQNQGLSLSLGTQVPPSLHVYSYQDDYTNSSLSSLVGTHVLHSEQGSEDKESKVAEYLSFDLARGTRAANNPQNSMSLRNMNSGAHSIYNSKYLKAAQDLLDEVVNVQEALKQSDRLRNFNLLGQDRSEEADLKSSCSASGISGDQNNSIKGELSPAERHDLESKMTKLFSMLDEVDRRYKEYYQQMQAVVSSFEMVAGLGAAKPYTSLALKTISRQFRCLRDAIKKQIQVTRRSLGEQGDSQGERLYRLRYVDQQLRQQRSLQQFGMMRQPWRPQRGLPETAVSVLRAWLFEHFLHPYPKDSEKIMLARQTGLTRSQVANWFINARVRLWKPMIEDMYKEEFGEAEAGSGASPDRAPEESKEKSIAENTGEEIPESFTTPAVNCSHLDPSDESSNVVTNVQNNSFITKFSFQDGAYEHEKIDAVNTYHASMLGDIMGNQVSLALRLQNSQIDQQPISGRTQLAEDDKTGSTLDISKGEYYYIDPVNQQERFSGPHLLSDFVA